A region from the Ciconia boyciana chromosome 1, ASM3463844v1, whole genome shotgun sequence genome encodes:
- the CLDN14 gene encoding claudin-14, with protein sequence MASSAVQLLGFSLSLLGLIGTLIATILPHWWRTAHVGTNIITAVAYMKGLWMECVWHSTGIYQCQVHRSQLALPRDLQAARAMMVISCVLSALACVIAVIGMKCTQCAKGTSAKASIAVSGGIIFILAGLVCLVPVSWTTNDVVTDFYNPMLPSGMKYEIGQALYLGFVSASLTILGGTLLCTSSQCRGNETPYQTQPSSVRRTAPSYRPPTAYKGNHASSLTSASHSGYRLNDYV encoded by the coding sequence ATGGCAAGCTCGGCTGTTCAGTTACTTGGCTTCTCTCTAAGCCTGCTCGGCCTAATTGGGACATTAATTGCTACTATTCTGCCACACTGGTGGCGAACGGCACATGTAGGCACCAATATTATAACAGCTGTAGCCTATATGAAAGGGCTTTGGATGGAGTGCGTCTGGCACAGCACCGGCATCTACCAGTGCCAAGTCCACCGCTCCCAGCTGGCGCTGCCCCGTGACCTCCAAGCCGCCCGTGCCATGATGGTAATTTCCTGTGTCCTTTCTGCGCTGGCATGCGTGATTGCTGTCATCGGTATGAAGTGCACGCAGTGTGCCAAGGGGACTTCTGCCAAAGCCTCCATCGCCGTCTCCGGGGGGATCATTTTCATCCTGGCTGGGCTTGTTTGCCTCGTACCTGTTTCTTGGACCACTAACGACGTAGTTACAGATTTCTACAACCCCATGCTTCCCAGCGGGATGAAGTACGAGATAGGTCAAGCTCTTTACCTTGGCTTTGTCTCCGCATCTTTGACGATCCTTGGCGGCACTCTGCTGTGCACATCAAGCCAGTGTCGCGGGAACGAGACACCTTACCAGACACAGCCCAGCAGCGTAAGAAGGACTGCTCCCTCCTACAGACCACCAACTGCCTACAAGGGAAACCATGCTTCTTCCCTGACATCTGCTTCCCATAGCGGCTACAGATTAAATGACTATGTGTGA